The following coding sequences are from one Thamnophis elegans isolate rThaEle1 chromosome 5, rThaEle1.pri, whole genome shotgun sequence window:
- the FAM183A gene encoding protein FAM183A, with protein MAAFKGGVKEPLDPVSQNKIFTETVRKELRCQRLHTEFALNPLLKVYALTGKPASWHDNLEEPEDAKFLKLIHHAALEPPKKYTEPQTESQEIGWFSTPLVSINRDDSRLHFPSRSTEISRYMAALWRLRQMTKSK; from the exons ATGGCTGCGTTTAAGGGGGGCGTGAAGGAACCATTGGACCCAGTAAGCCAGAACAAGATCTTCACGGAAACGGTCCGGAAGGAGCTGCGATGCCAGCGCCTACATACCGAGTTTGCCTTAAACCCGCTCCTGAAAG TTTATGCCTTAACTGGGAAACCTGCCTCTTGGCATGATAACTTAGAGGAACCTGAAGATG CTAAATTCCTAAAGCTTATTCATCATGCTGCACTTGAGCCACCCAAGAAATACACAGAACCACAAACTGAAAGTCAGGAAATTGGTTGGTTTTCCACACCGTTG GTCAGTATCAACCGGGATGATAGTAGGCTGCACTTCCCAAGTCGGAGTACTGAAATCAGCAGGTACATGGCTGCTCTGTGGCGCCTGAGGCAGATGACCAAAAGCAAATAA
- the PIF1 gene encoding ATP-dependent DNA helicase PIF1: MQPAEGSELDGRIRCTVAVEHLGTAAAPNRLLLRDAWVNLGRNEFRELVLQVTNASGPGRLQNFPLRQNEMRLFTRFVKDGKSSVRLGPLDSNYVQLLLSNCPPDRLRRFVQTLRIKFEATQHGGRPVPERTRLLSSLPRTFDTVSPVQVRDLQHAKAREALANVTATPTKGQILRCRSRKRPLESVDGRQMTEEKQVKKSWLMGSRATLSQEQSTVLNAVLSGKNVFFTGSAGTGKSYLLKKIVASFPPNGTYVTASTGVAACQIGGITLHAFAGIGSGKAPLHQCLELAQRPGIRQQWLNCRCLIIDEISMVEGEFFDKLEAVARDVRKCENPFGGIQLIICGDFLQLPPVTKDHRQPKFCFQAKSWRKCIHLNMELTEVRRQTDKVFISLLNAVRLGRCTEEVARLLTQTVMQKVERNGILATRLCTHKDDVEFTNIMQLQQLAGQPRSFKAVDSDPMLAKTLDAQCPVKSIIELKEGAQVMLTKNLDVSQGLVNGARGVVIGFETERKGLPKVRFLCGVTNIIGLERWVFKGPAGTYLSRQQLPLKLAWAISIHKSQGMSLDCAEVSLARVFESGQAYVALSRARSLASLRVLDFEAKLVRANPCVLQFYKELKRDQFLNQASLHSYIHADKENEKVKGTFIG, encoded by the exons ATGCAACCGGCGGAAGGCTCGGAGCTGGATGGGAGGATTCGCTGCACGGTGGCCGTGGAGCATCTGGGGACGGCGGCGGCCCCGAACCGGCTGCTCCTGCGGGATGCCTGGGTTAACCTCGGGCGGAACGAGTTTCGCGAACTGGTCTTACAGGTGACGAATGCCTCGGGTCCAGGCCGTCTCCAGAACTTCCCCCTGCGGCAGAACGAAATGCGCCTGTTCACCCGTTTTGTGAAGGACGGGAAGAGCTCGGTCCGGTTGGGTCCCTTAGACTCCAATTACGTGCAGCTGCTGCTCTCTAATTGCCCTCCGGATCGCTTGCGTCGCTTCGTCCAGACTCTGCGCATCAAATTTGAAGCCACCCAGCACGGAGGGCGGCCGGTGCCCGAGCGGACAAGGCTCCTCTCTAGCTTGCCGCGCACATTCGACACGGTAAGCCCGGTGCAAGTCCGCGATTTGCAACATGCAAAGGCCAGAGAAGCCCTGGCTAACGTTACAGCCACCCCCACGAAAGGACAGATTCTACGCTGCAGGTCTAGGAAGCGTCCTTTGGAATCAGTGGATGGGAGGCAG ATGACTGAAGAAAAGCAGGTGAAGAAGTCGTGGCTGATGGGCTCCCGAGCAACACTTTCCCAGGAGCAGTCAACAGTGTTGAATGCTGTGTTGAGTGGAAAGAATGTCTTCTTCACAGGGAGTGCTG GAACTGGAAAATCTTATTTACTGAAAAAGATTGTGGCCTCCTTTCCTCCAAATGGCACTTATGTCACAGCCAGCACAGGAGTGGCAGCATGTCAGATTGGGGGCATCACCCTCCATGCTTTTGCAG GTATTGGGTCAGGAAAGGCCCCTCTTCATCAGTGTCTTGAGCTGGCCCAGAGACCTGGGATTCGGCAACAATGGCTGAATTGCCGGTGTCTGATCATCGATGAGATCTCAATGGTGGAAGGGGAATTCTTTGATAAACTGGAAGCGGTGGCTAG AGATGTCAGGAAATGTGAGAATCCATTTGGAGGAATCCAGCTTATTATCTGTGGAGACTTCTTGCAACTGCCTCCCGTTACCAAGGACCACAGACAGCCCAAGTTCTGTTTCCAG GCAAAGAGCTGGAGAAAGTGCATTCATTTGAACATGGAGTTGACAGAGGTTCGGAGACAGACTGACAAGGTGTTCATTTCTCTTCTGAATGCTGTCCGTCTTGGCAG ATGTACAGAGGAAGTCGCCAGACTGCTGACTCAAACAGTAATGCAAAAAGTGGAGAGAAATGGAATATTGGCTACACGGTTGTGTACTCACAAGGATGATGTAGAGTTCACAAATATCATGCAGCTGCAGCAATTAGCTG GACAGCCAAGGTCTTTCAAGGCTGTTGACAGTGATCCTATGTTGGCAAAGACTCTTGATGCACAATGTCCTGTGAAGAGCATAATTGAACTCAAGGAAGGTGCCCAG GTGATGCTTACAAAGAATCTTGATGTTTCTCAAGGTCTGGTGAATGGGGCTCGTGGAGTTGTGATTGGATTTGAAACTGAAAGAAAAG GCCTGCCCAAAGTGAGATTCCTTTGTGGTGTGACTAATATTATTGGCTTGGAAAGATGGGTTTTTAAAGGGCCAGCAGGCACATACCTGAGTCGCCAGCAGCTGCCCCTGAAGCTTGCCTGGGCCATTTCTATTCATAAGAGCCAG GGTATGTCTTTAGACTGTGCCGAGGTTTCTCTAGCCCGCGTCTTTGAAAGTGGGCAGGCTTATGTAGCACTTTCTCGAGCTCGTAGTCTGGCAAGTCTTCGAGTTTTGGATTTTGAAGCCAAGTTAGTCAGAGCTAATCCATGTGTACTGCAATTTTACAAGGAGCTGAAGAGAGACCAATTTTTAAATCAG GCCTCTTTGCATTCCTATATTCACGCTGATAAGGAAAATGAAAAAGTTAAAGGAACATTTATAGGTTGA